In Ptychodera flava strain L36383 unplaced genomic scaffold, AS_Pfla_20210202 Scaffold_31__1_contigs__length_3010019_pilon, whole genome shotgun sequence, the following are encoded in one genomic region:
- the LOC139127418 gene encoding flavin-containing monooxygenase 5-like: MLKSEKHFGMAAKNRVAIVGAGVAGLMSIKSCLEEDGLEPVCFERHSKLGGVWNYEPTLRPGQGSAMYDSVVSNNSKEMLSFSDFPFPKEYPPFMGHGLVLRHIQNYAQHFDLEKHIRFNTDVIDVQRNNDGKYWKLKIKDKDDKLSTEEFDYVMICTSVYNKAILPSYPGLENFSGTKITPTSIARPVYSGKESYSRWRIPVCR, from the exons ATGCTAAAGTCAGAAAAACATTTTGGCATGGCTGCGAAAAACCGCGTGGCAATCGTTGGGGCTGGAGTAGCGGGTTTGATGTCAATCAAAAGCTGTCTTGAAGAAGATGGACTTGAACCAGTTTGTTTCGAGAGACACAGCAAACTAG GCGGTGTGTGGAATTATGAGCCTACATTACGTCCTGGGCAGGGAAGTGCCATGTATGACTCTGTTGTATCCAACAACAGCAAAGAGATGTTGTCATTCTCAGATTTCCCCTTTCCCAAAGAATATCCGCCATTTATGGGTCACGGATTGGTCCTTCGTCATATCCAGAACTATGCACAACATTTCGATCTCGAGAAGCACATTCGGTTCAACACAGACGTAATCGACGTACAGCGCAACAACGATGGCAAGTATTGGAAGTTAAAGATCAAGGACAAGGATGACAAGCTTTCCACTGAAGAGTTTGATTATGTCATGATTTGCACCAGCGTTTACAACAAAGCAATTCTTCCTTCGTATCCTGGGCTGGAAAacttctctggtaccaaaatcaCGCCAACGAGTATCGCGAGGCCAGTATATTCagggaaagaaagttatagTCGTTG gCGGATCCCAGTCTGCCGGTGA